The genomic DNA CATGCCGAAAACGGCGAACCCGGCGGTGATTCGGCGCATAGATGCGCACAAAAAGGAATGGATCATGATGATTGAAGGCGAGCAACGGGCCACAGAACTCGTGCGACCCGAAAGCCGCCCTGGGGAGATTAGCGGTAGTTCAACGAGTAAACAGCCTGAGCTCGTACCAGACCCGCAGTCACAGTCGGCGCCGTGCGGTAGTAGCGCGCGCCATACGACAGCGTCGCAGCACCCGTTGCGATATCCACGAAGTCGGTATTCTGCGTGTCCGCAGTAGCACCGATATTGATTTGATTGTCGTTCGTAATGTTGAACAACTCGACCTGCACTCCGGTGGCAGCAGTACCCGTGGCGAGGTTGGTCAAACGCCCTTCCGCGGTAACGCCAGTGCTGTGCTCGAAGAACGCGCGCACGCCCCCCGAATTCGGTTCGCACT from Achromobacter xylosoxidans includes the following:
- a CDS encoding fimbrial protein; translated protein: MNRLLLASSILAISAVTPTLALAQAANPNGGTITINGEITAQTCKIENGSGDITVTLPKIAAGRMQAAQTAGATRFMIRLTECEPNSGGVRAFFEHSTGVTAEGRLTNLATGTAATGVQVELFNITNDNQINIGATADTQNTDFVDIATGAATLSYGARYYRTAPTVTAGLVRAQAVYSLNYR